One window of the Ananas comosus cultivar F153 linkage group 21, ASM154086v1, whole genome shotgun sequence genome contains the following:
- the LOC109726286 gene encoding alpha-(1,4)-fucosyltransferase-like, translating into MSSTKPSSSPTPPPPPPPPFSSFFTANSAAAAVFASRRVSCIAPLVVAALFAAALVALLLDFPKLSPSLLVDSPAVDSSVVVTTAVDSLGSRQKERFGDVVAAYGRWDAEVGCGRFREKFARWGGNASAVQEYADGGARCGELRTRHVSVGVRGVTWVPDILDGVYECRCGLSCVWSRNVAVVDEVDVTLWESFKPPKTRKQGEPLRAFMDLEATRRPSGFEDIFIGYHAKDDVQATYAGKTFRITRSYRVAKEKKNDTLVYWSSSRCLPHRDALAKALISLIPTHSFGRCLNNVGGSDVALDFFPDCKMEENPIPHWWDHLHCAMSHYKFVLAIENTNTESYVTEKLFYALDAGSVPIYFGTSNVWDFVPPNSIIEGSKFSSLEELASYVKALAEDPVAYAEYHAWRRCGVLGNYGKARLASLDTLPCRLCEYVSKKGGRNAPAS; encoded by the exons ATGTCGTCGACGAAGCCTTCTTCGTCGccgactcctcctcctcctcctcctcctccgtttTCTTCCTTCTTTACGGCGAactccgccgccgctgccgttTTCGCCTCTCGCCGCGTAAGCTGCATCGCGCCGCTCGTCGTCGCCGCGCTCTtcgccgccgccctcgtcgCCCTCCTCCTCGACTTCCCCAAActctccccctccctcctcgTTGACTCCCCGGCCGTTGACTCCAGCGTCGTCGTCACCACGGCCGTTGACTCCCTCGGCTCGCGCCAAAAGGAGCGCTTCGGCGACGTGGTGGCCGCATACGGGCGGTGGGACGCGGAGGTCGGGTGCGGGCGATTCCGGGAGAAGTTCGCGCGGTGGGGGGGGAACGCGTCGGCGGTGCAGGAGTATGCGGATGGAGGGGCGCGGTGCGGGGAGCTGCGGACGCGCCACGTGAGCGTGGGGGTCAGGGGGGTGACGTGGGTGCCGGACATCTTGGACGGCGTGTACGAGTGCCGCTGCGGCCTGAGCTGCGTGTGGAGCCGCAACGTGGCGGTCGTTGACGAGGTCGACGTCACCCTCTGGGAGTCCTTCAAGCCCCCCAAGACG agaaaaCAAGGGGAGCCTCTTCGCGCGTTTATGGATCTCGAGGCTACTAGGCGCCCCTCGGGATTCGAGGACATTTTCATCGGCTACCACGCCAAAGACGATGTTCAGGCAACTTACGCCGGAAAAACATTCCGCATTACGCGGAGTTATCGCGTAgcgaaggaaaagaaaaat GACACTCTTGTTTACTGGTCTTCTTCGAGGTGCTTACCTCACCGAGATGCCCTCGCCAAAGCCCTCATCTCCCTCATCCCCACCCACTCCTTTGGCCGGTGCTTAAACAATGTCGGAGGCTCCGACGTAGCCCTCGACTTCTTCCCCGATTGCAAGATGGAAGAGAACCCAATCCCCCACTGGTGGGATCACCTGCACTGCGCCATGTCGCACTACAAATTCGTCCTCGCGATCGAGAACACCAACACGGAGAGCTACGTCACAGAAAAGCTATTCTACGCCTTGGACGCCGGCTCGGTCCCCATCTACTTTGGCACGTCGAACGTGTGGGACTTCGTCCCACCGAATTCCATCATAGAGGGCTCAAAATTCAGCTCTCTCGAGGAATTGGCTTCCTACGTAAAAGCACTCGCGGAGGACCCCGTGGCCTACGCGGAGTACCATGCGTGGAGGAGGTGCGGTGTGTTGGGAAACTACGGCAAGGCCCGCTTAGCGAGCCTAGACACATTGCCATGCCGGCTATGCGAGTATGTTAGCAAGAAAGGAGGGAGGAACGCGCCAGCATCCTGA